A window of Streptomyces marispadix contains these coding sequences:
- the thiD gene encoding bifunctional hydroxymethylpyrimidine kinase/phosphomethylpyrimidine kinase, with the protein METNAARETSAARERSAAHPAPPRVLTVAGSDSGGGAGIQADLKTMLALGTHGMSVVAAVTAQNSLGVQGYWELPAEAVRAQFRSVADDIGIEAAKTGMLASAELVETVAELLAELRAPVVVDPVGVSKHGDSLLAQDALDSVRTKLLPTATVATPNLDEVAQLTGVRVRDEAGLREAAAAVLSYGPRWALIKGGHLGADDGSDDGGGGADGRGAGGRGAGGHRRDSHDTGGEAVDLLTNGDEEHWLRAPRYDNRHTHGTGCTLASALAAGLARGLSVPEAAQAAKEYVTGAIAAGFPLGAGLGPVDHGWRLRGS; encoded by the coding sequence ATGGAGACGAATGCCGCACGCGAGACGAGTGCCGCCCGCGAACGGAGTGCCGCGCACCCCGCGCCGCCCAGGGTGCTGACCGTCGCCGGTTCGGACTCGGGCGGCGGGGCGGGCATCCAGGCCGATCTGAAGACGATGCTGGCGCTGGGCACTCACGGGATGAGCGTCGTGGCCGCGGTGACCGCGCAGAACTCCCTGGGCGTGCAGGGCTATTGGGAGCTTCCGGCGGAGGCCGTGCGTGCGCAGTTCCGCAGCGTCGCCGACGACATCGGCATTGAGGCCGCCAAGACCGGAATGCTGGCGTCCGCCGAACTGGTCGAGACCGTGGCCGAACTCCTCGCGGAACTGCGGGCTCCCGTGGTCGTGGACCCGGTGGGCGTCTCCAAGCACGGCGACTCGCTGCTCGCCCAGGACGCGCTGGACTCCGTACGCACCAAGCTCCTGCCGACGGCCACGGTCGCCACCCCCAACCTCGACGAGGTCGCCCAGCTCACCGGCGTACGGGTCAGGGACGAAGCGGGCCTGAGGGAGGCCGCGGCGGCGGTGCTGTCGTACGGGCCGCGATGGGCACTGATCAAGGGCGGTCATCTGGGGGCGGACGACGGGTCCGACGACGGGGGCGGCGGTGCGGACGGCCGAGGTGCAGGCGGCCGAGGTGCGGGCGGCCATCGCCGGGACTCGCACGACACGGGCGGCGAGGCCGTCGATCTGCTCACGAACGGCGACGAGGAGCACTGGCTGCGGGCACCGCGCTACGACAACCGCCATACGCACGGCACCGGTTGCACCCTCGCGAGCGCACTCGCGGCGGGCCTGGCGCGCGGCCTGTCCGTACCGGAGGCGGCGCAGGCGGCCAAGGAGTATGTGACGGGTGCGATCGCGGCCGGATTCCCGCTGGGGGCGGGCCTGGGGCCGGTGGACCACGGTTGGCGGCTGCGGGGGAGCTGA
- the rpmB gene encoding 50S ribosomal protein L28 yields MAANCDVCGKGPGFGNSISHSHRRTPRRWNPNIQRVRAVVNGTPKRLNACTSCIKAGKVSR; encoded by the coding sequence GTGGCTGCCAACTGCGACGTCTGCGGCAAGGGGCCGGGCTTCGGCAACAGCATCTCCCACTCGCACCGCCGCACCCCGCGCCGCTGGAACCCGAACATCCAGCGCGTCCGTGCAGTGGTCAACGGGACGCCGAAGCGCCTCAACGCCTGCACCTCGTGCATCAAGGCCGGCAAGGTCTCGCGCTGA
- a CDS encoding DAK2 domain-containing protein: protein MPQPFDSAVVREWIASALDAVGEGRAEIDAINVFPVADGDTGTNLHRTLDAAAQALHGEPDGGADGASRRSEEPPGSAAPALRALARGALLGACGNSGTILAQLLRGMAEVYGADQDVDPDADRGADLDVDPDLDPDARDAGGGAEVPGGGRLLAEALRRAAESAYEAVARPVEGTMLSVATAAAEAAVRTVRDDPGADAAAVALAAHDRSREALSETTDQLDVLRRAGVVDAGGSGLVAVLGALADALAGGVADGGASRRARRTDARSAGTGGGSDSEGGRSPEGGRSHGVGRSPGSEAGDAGDGGGAYEVMYLLDADDGDVAALRERLDELGDSLVVGGGDGLWSVHVHVDDAGAAVEAGVGAGRPHRIRITHLTRAATGEHCAPEPAGHPGSGADAEDREEPPHGRAVVAVVNGDGLAGLCEEAGASVVRAKELTGGEQGDERGEGGEGRDGGPLTAVVRATGAAEVVLLPNDGDLHAAAARAAEESRAAVPELRVAVVPTRAAVQGIAALAVHDPERRFDDDVVAMTNAAGATRYGEVAVAERRFWTMAGVCEAGDALGLVEDDVVVIGDDVAATAAEVLERMLSAGGELVTLVVGEHAPRGLAERLEEQVRSRHLAVDTVVYEGRGHSSLLLIGVE, encoded by the coding sequence GTGCCGCAGCCGTTCGACTCCGCGGTGGTGCGGGAATGGATCGCGTCCGCCCTGGACGCGGTCGGCGAAGGGCGTGCGGAGATCGACGCGATCAACGTCTTCCCGGTGGCCGACGGCGACACCGGCACCAACCTCCACCGGACCCTGGACGCCGCCGCGCAGGCCCTCCACGGCGAACCGGACGGCGGCGCCGACGGCGCTTCCCGGCGGTCCGAGGAGCCGCCCGGCTCCGCGGCGCCCGCGCTGCGTGCCCTCGCCCGGGGTGCGCTGCTCGGCGCGTGCGGCAACTCCGGCACGATCCTGGCCCAGCTACTGCGCGGCATGGCCGAGGTCTACGGCGCGGACCAGGACGTGGACCCGGACGCGGACCGGGGCGCGGACCTCGACGTGGACCCCGACCTGGACCCGGACGCGAGGGATGCGGGCGGGGGTGCCGAAGTCCCGGGCGGGGGGCGGCTGTTGGCGGAGGCCCTCCGGCGGGCAGCCGAGTCCGCGTACGAGGCCGTCGCCCGGCCCGTCGAGGGCACGATGCTCAGCGTCGCCACCGCGGCGGCCGAGGCCGCGGTGCGTACCGTCCGCGACGACCCGGGGGCGGACGCCGCCGCGGTCGCGCTCGCCGCTCACGACCGTTCGCGGGAGGCGCTGTCCGAGACCACGGACCAGCTCGATGTGCTGCGCCGTGCCGGTGTCGTGGACGCGGGCGGCAGCGGCCTGGTCGCCGTGCTCGGCGCGCTGGCCGACGCCCTCGCAGGCGGGGTCGCCGACGGCGGCGCCTCGCGGCGCGCACGCCGTACGGACGCACGCTCAGCGGGAACCGGCGGAGGCTCCGATTCCGAGGGCGGCCGGTCACCCGAGGGCGGCCGGTCACACGGCGTCGGCCGTTCGCCGGGCTCGGAGGCGGGCGACGCCGGGGACGGCGGCGGGGCGTACGAGGTGATGTATCTGCTCGACGCCGACGACGGCGACGTCGCGGCCCTGCGGGAACGCCTCGACGAGTTGGGCGACTCGCTCGTCGTCGGCGGCGGTGACGGCCTGTGGAGCGTCCATGTGCACGTCGACGACGCCGGAGCCGCGGTCGAGGCGGGCGTGGGCGCGGGCAGGCCGCACCGCATCCGCATCACCCACCTCACGAGGGCCGCCACGGGCGAGCACTGCGCCCCTGAGCCCGCCGGGCACCCCGGGAGCGGGGCGGACGCCGAAGACCGCGAGGAGCCCCCACACGGCCGCGCCGTGGTGGCCGTGGTCAACGGCGACGGCCTTGCCGGGCTCTGCGAGGAGGCGGGCGCATCGGTCGTACGGGCCAAGGAATTGACCGGCGGCGAGCAGGGCGATGAGCGCGGGGAGGGCGGCGAGGGCCGCGACGGCGGACCTCTGACCGCCGTCGTGCGTGCGACCGGTGCGGCGGAGGTCGTGCTGCTGCCCAACGACGGTGATCTGCACGCGGCGGCAGCACGTGCGGCCGAGGAGTCGCGTGCCGCCGTACCTGAGCTACGGGTGGCGGTCGTGCCGACCCGTGCGGCCGTGCAGGGCATAGCCGCGCTCGCCGTACACGATCCGGAACGCCGCTTCGACGACGACGTGGTCGCCATGACGAACGCGGCCGGTGCGACCCGTTACGGCGAAGTGGCCGTCGCCGAACGGCGGTTCTGGACCATGGCGGGCGTCTGCGAGGCCGGGGACGCGCTCGGTCTCGTGGAGGACGACGTGGTGGTGATCGGCGACGACGTCGCCGCGACGGCCGCGGAGGTGCTGGAGCGGATGCTCTCGGCGGGCGGCGAGCTGGTCACGCTCGTCGTCGGCGAACACGCGCCGCGCGGGCTCGCGGAGCGGCTGGAGGAGCAGGTGCGCAGCCGCCATCTCGCGGTCGACACGGTGGTCTACGAAGGCCGTGGGCACTCCTCGCTGCTGCTCATCGGCGTCGAGTGA
- a CDS encoding helicase-related protein, translated as MTLDESLKKHLGGSTAKVLAEHLDLHTVGDLLHHYPRRYEERGQLTRLSDLPLDEHVTVVAQVAKSRVHTYNRGKGQRLEVVLTDGSGQLQLVFFGRGVYAPQKDLQPGTRAMFAGKVGIFNGRLQLAHPQYEKLGAESGSEDVDAFANRLMPIYPAVAQMASWKIAKAVGMVLASMEATGWDGLVDPLPPAVREERRLITLPEAFEKVHRPRSKADVAEARDRLKWDEAFVLQVALARRRVAEARLPAVARVPVEGGLLDAFDAKLPFTLTEGQRHVSREIFDDLAAEHPMHRLLQGEVGSGKAQPLDALVLTPGGFREMGRIEVGDEVITPSGERAPVDGVFPQGERDVWRLTLSDGSSVECDDEHLWLAGTAGAWRRGEAPRVLTTREIRNDLASAGGSPKWCLPQAVPVDLGAPAQAEGDPYATGRRCGGPGRHSPVPRECKEDSLKNRLALLQGLLDAGADEERAPRGVDAGAEEERPVVFRSASRTLVEDVAWLARSLGGHARITPERRSEPPVRPGGHPGEQDAAPPAGPPAESRVEVLLPAEYAPFRSPSRTSGRAGQATDPESLRRHVRAAEPVGRKPVQCISVRHPEHAYVTDHFTVTHNTMVATRAMLNVVDGGGQAALLAPTEVLAQQHHRSVTGMMGELAEGGMLGGAEQATKVVLLTGSMGAAARRQALLDLATGEAGIVIGTHALIEDKVRFHDLGLVVVDEQHRFGVEQRDALRGKGVQPPHLLVMTATPIPRTVAMTVFGDLETSVLDELPAGRSPIASHVVPARDKPHFLARTWERVREETEAGHQTYVVCPRIGDEEEPAAGKSSGAEDGDDAGRPPLSVLDTVARLREGPLAGLRVEALHGRMQPDAKDEVMGRFARGEVDVLVATTVVEVGVDVPNATVMVVMDADRFGVSQLHQLRGRVGRGSAAGLCLLVTEAPEAGPARARLEAVAGTLDGFELSRIDLEQRREGDVLGQAQSGVRTSLRMLAVIDDEEIIEAARQAANSVVADDPELERLPALRTALSALLDEEREDYLDKG; from the coding sequence GTGACGCTCGACGAATCCCTGAAGAAGCATCTGGGCGGCAGCACCGCGAAGGTGCTCGCCGAGCACCTCGACCTGCACACGGTCGGCGACCTCCTCCACCACTACCCCCGGCGGTACGAGGAGCGCGGCCAGCTCACGCGCCTCTCCGACCTCCCGCTGGACGAGCATGTGACGGTCGTCGCGCAGGTCGCCAAGTCCAGGGTGCATACGTACAACCGCGGCAAGGGGCAGCGCCTGGAGGTCGTTCTCACCGACGGCAGCGGCCAGTTGCAGCTCGTCTTCTTCGGACGGGGCGTCTACGCCCCGCAGAAGGACCTCCAGCCGGGCACGCGGGCGATGTTCGCGGGCAAGGTCGGGATCTTCAACGGCCGCCTCCAGCTTGCCCATCCGCAGTACGAGAAGCTCGGCGCCGAAAGCGGAAGCGAGGACGTCGACGCCTTCGCCAACAGGCTGATGCCGATCTATCCGGCAGTCGCGCAGATGGCGTCCTGGAAGATCGCCAAGGCGGTCGGCATGGTGCTCGCGTCGATGGAGGCCACCGGCTGGGACGGACTCGTCGACCCGCTGCCCCCGGCGGTACGGGAGGAGCGGCGGCTGATCACGCTGCCGGAGGCGTTCGAGAAGGTGCACAGGCCCCGCTCGAAGGCGGACGTCGCGGAGGCACGCGACAGGCTGAAGTGGGACGAGGCGTTCGTCCTCCAAGTCGCCCTCGCCAGGCGCAGGGTGGCCGAGGCACGGCTGCCCGCCGTCGCCCGCGTCCCCGTCGAAGGCGGCCTGCTGGACGCCTTCGACGCGAAGCTGCCGTTCACCCTCACCGAGGGGCAGCGCCACGTGAGCCGTGAGATCTTCGACGACCTCGCCGCCGAACACCCCATGCACCGCCTCCTCCAGGGCGAGGTGGGCTCCGGCAAGGCACAGCCGCTGGACGCCCTCGTGCTCACCCCGGGCGGCTTCCGCGAGATGGGCCGTATCGAGGTCGGAGACGAGGTGATCACGCCCTCCGGGGAGCGGGCGCCGGTCGACGGAGTGTTTCCCCAAGGGGAGCGCGACGTCTGGCGGTTGACTCTCTCCGACGGCAGCAGCGTGGAGTGCGACGACGAGCATCTGTGGCTGGCGGGCACCGCCGGCGCCTGGCGCAGGGGAGAGGCGCCACGGGTGCTGACCACGCGGGAGATCCGTAACGACCTCGCCTCGGCGGGGGGTTCGCCGAAGTGGTGTCTCCCGCAGGCCGTTCCCGTGGATCTCGGCGCTCCCGCGCAGGCCGAAGGTGATCCGTACGCGACGGGCCGCAGGTGCGGCGGGCCCGGCAGGCACAGCCCTGTCCCGCGGGAGTGCAAGGAGGACTCCCTCAAGAACCGACTCGCCCTGCTCCAGGGCCTGTTGGACGCCGGTGCGGACGAGGAGCGTGCGCCCCGCGGGGTGGACGCGGGCGCAGAGGAGGAGCGCCCCGTGGTCTTCCGCTCGGCCTCACGGACCCTTGTGGAGGACGTGGCGTGGCTGGCCCGTTCGCTGGGAGGCCACGCGCGGATCACGCCGGAGCGGCGCTCGGAGCCGCCCGTGCGCCCCGGCGGACACCCCGGTGAGCAGGACGCCGCACCGCCCGCCGGGCCTCCCGCCGAGTCACGAGTCGAGGTGCTGCTGCCCGCCGAGTACGCCCCGTTCCGTTCGCCGAGCCGCACGTCCGGCCGCGCAGGGCAGGCCACGGACCCCGAGTCGCTGCGCCGCCATGTGCGGGCGGCCGAACCCGTGGGCCGCAAGCCCGTGCAGTGCATCAGCGTGCGCCACCCCGAACACGCCTATGTCACCGACCACTTCACGGTCACCCACAACACCATGGTGGCCACCCGCGCGATGCTCAACGTCGTCGACGGCGGCGGCCAGGCGGCGCTCCTCGCGCCCACCGAGGTACTCGCCCAGCAGCACCACCGCTCCGTCACGGGCATGATGGGCGAGCTGGCCGAAGGCGGGATGCTCGGCGGCGCGGAGCAGGCCACGAAGGTCGTGCTGCTCACCGGCTCGATGGGTGCGGCGGCACGCCGCCAGGCCCTGCTGGACCTGGCCACGGGCGAGGCCGGCATCGTCATCGGCACCCACGCGCTCATCGAGGACAAGGTCCGCTTCCACGACCTTGGTCTCGTGGTCGTCGACGAGCAGCACCGCTTCGGCGTCGAGCAGCGTGACGCCTTGCGGGGCAAGGGAGTTCAGCCGCCGCATCTGCTGGTGATGACGGCCACGCCCATTCCCCGCACCGTCGCCATGACCGTCTTCGGCGACCTGGAGACCTCCGTACTGGACGAGCTTCCGGCGGGCCGTTCGCCCATCGCCAGCCACGTCGTGCCCGCGAGGGACAAGCCGCACTTCCTCGCCCGCACCTGGGAGCGCGTAAGGGAGGAGACAGAGGCCGGTCACCAGACGTATGTCGTCTGCCCCCGCATCGGCGACGAGGAGGAGCCCGCGGCGGGCAAGTCCTCCGGCGCCGAGGACGGGGACGACGCGGGGCGACCGCCGCTCTCCGTGCTCGACACGGTCGCCCGGCTGCGCGAGGGACCGCTGGCGGGGCTGCGCGTCGAGGCGCTGCACGGGCGGATGCAGCCCGACGCCAAGGACGAGGTCATGGGCCGCTTCGCCCGTGGCGAGGTCGACGTCCTCGTCGCCACGACCGTCGTCGAGGTCGGCGTCGACGTGCCCAACGCCACGGTCATGGTCGTCATGGACGCCGACCGCTTCGGCGTCTCCCAGCTCCACCAGCTACGCGGACGAGTCGGCCGAGGCTCCGCGGCGGGCCTGTGCCTGCTGGTCACGGAGGCACCGGAGGCGGGCCCGGCACGGGCACGGCTGGAGGCCGTGGCGGGCACTCTCGACGGCTTCGAGCTGTCCCGCATCGACCTGGAGCAGCGCCGCGAGGGCGACGTGCTGGGGCAGGCGCAGTCGGGGGTCCGTACGTCGCTGAGGATGCTCGCGGTGATCGACGACGAGGAGATCATCGAGG